A region of the Oncorhynchus gorbuscha isolate QuinsamMale2020 ecotype Even-year linkage group LG02, OgorEven_v1.0, whole genome shotgun sequence genome:
GCGCCCATAATCTGCGCATAAATGTTTTGGGGTCTTCAGGAAGGAACGGTTGAAACATTGCAGGGATTAGGCCTACTGGCCGCAAATGTTCCCTCTCCCAGGCCCCCGAGCCTGTGCAGGGATGTGATATCGATCGGTATGTGACTGAAGGAGTGGGATGCgctattatttatttttgtttttttatatgTAATTTTTCCTGGAATATTTTTTTCCCCAAGTTCACTACtccgtacagtaggtggcggaaaTACAGTTAATAGTTGTGGACCACAATTTGTAGTCTGCCTGGTTGCCATAAAACCTCAGAAGAAGAAAGGTGAGCTAGCAAAACATTTAACACAAGTTATTACCACGTTTTTTAGTAAGAACATCCGAGAAACAAGTTGACTCAATGTATGAGTAATTGAGTTGTTCAGTTTGTTTGATTTAAAAACAAATGACTGTCACTCGTGTATCATGCCAGAGCGGCTAGCTGGACatttaactttagctagctaagtagcggAGTTACGTAGCTAACgcagttgctagctagctaccttgctTACAAAACAAGGACTGAATCCTGAGCCTCTTGTTGTAGCTTGCTTATTAGAACTGTTGGGAAACGTCCCATCTAGCTAATCACTACCATGAGTCTGACGATGGAGGCCAGTGTCTCTTTCCTCCAATATGAACTTGCATCGACCATCGAACGGGCAGTAAGGTGTGCTGTTGAAACGGTTTTAAAGGAAACTGCCAGGGTAGTCGGCATCAAAATGACCGCAGCTCGGACTGCTGCTGCTGAGTCTCATCGTGAGAACCAAAGTTTGAGAGAGAGACTTGAGCTATCGGAGGGTGAACTCAACGCTGTACGGTACTACATGACAGCAGCCGAGAACAACATCAAACAGTGTTTACTCCTTAATCACAACCATCCTAGATCAGGTACATTAGGTCCTGGTACGGGGAGTCCATCCAGCATGCTGAACAGGGGCAAGACCCGTGTGCCCAAGTCGTTTCGAGCCTCATCCACACGATCCCAGTTTTCAAAGTCACTCCCTAGTGTAGGTCTTTGCTTACCAACAGTGCAGCATGAATGGCCCAGGAGCAGCACAAGCTTGAGAGGAATACAGAcatcctcctccactgtctcttgcTCCAATTCTTCACTAACATCCAAAGCGCCACAAGTAGAGGTTGAAAGCTCACCTCAACACACTGAGGAGGATACAGAGGATCAATTCTACATCACGGATGATGGAGTTGTAGAGAAAGGTAGGCTTACGCCGGACACAGACATCAATACTTGCATGCGTTCAATAAGTGAAAAGTCTCCTGCTCACTGGTCATGATGATGTCATTCATCTCTTTCAGAGTACAAAGTCAGGGCAAGTGGATTAGAGGACTCTAGAAGAATTCCACACGAGCAGGAGGGGGATACGGTGGCAGTAGAGGTCCCTCACAGAACCTCTATTACCAACTTTGAATTTGAGATGGGTCTGAGTCACCCAGCAGGCAATGTGAATGACCTGGGCCTGATCCAGGTGCTGGATGAGGTGCAAGAAGTCAAAGGAACAGTTAAAATTGAAAACGACCCTGAGTTACCTAGTATGCTGGAGTCACACCTCCCTGAATCATCACAACTGCCACCACAGATGCCAACTCACATCGATAACCATGACAATGATGGTAACTTCATGGGCTTTGTCCCACCTATTGTAGAAGGCCCTGGTCTTGTTGGGGCTTTTGAAGTCAGAAGGGAGAGCTCAGATAA
Encoded here:
- the LOC123994427 gene encoding zinc finger protein 467-like — protein: MSLTMEASVSFLQYELASTIERAVRCAVETVLKETARVVGIKMTAARTAAAESHRENQSLRERLELSEGELNAVRYYMTAAENNIKQCLLLNHNHPRSGTLGPGTGSPSSMLNRGKTRVPKSFRASSTRSQFSKSLPSVGLCLPTVQHEWPRSSTSLRGIQTSSSTVSCSNSSLTSKAPQVEVESSPQHTEEDTEDQFYITDDGVVEKEYKVRASGLEDSRRIPHEQEGDTVAVEVPHRTSITNFEFEMGLSHPAGNVNDLGLIQVLDEVQEVKGTVKIENDPELPSMLESHLPESSQLPPQMPTHIDNHDNDGNFMGFVPPIVEGPGLVGAFEVRRESSDKVHRCNVCGRGFRRFYCLKTHQRIHTGERPYPCRYCEKRFRHLDSLHKHQRIHTGERPYRCAQCGCCFRELGQLKKHRLTHSPSPTTPHPSLSLLQAGPSYTWPHHHSQSLDS